In a single window of the Prevotella melaninogenica genome:
- a CDS encoding GumC family protein — protein sequence MEETTKLEQGKELEVHEGNSSFDFATLYRTIVLNWYWFVLSLIIFGSLGAIYLRYATPMYQSAAKLLIKDENNSNRRGSSLQNMSNLGIISNSTGIDNEMEILTSHSIAEDAIRDLKLYVNYSTKGRVKDIILYRDQPLNVDIDQAHRERLNAPINLSITKDSLTYIVNGTYYVPTNDNSSEGPYSINRKFTSLPATIATRAGIITISPNNGHSMKNAQILNVTILSPRMAANKYASELQVTQTAKSTSIAQLQLTDEVPQRSLDYLKQLAIVYNRQANEDKNTIALRTDKFINDRLSKINAELGKTEGELQNYKQQNGIVELKMNAGNSVANQNSSELKLAEVETQIELFNTIAREVESSSRNLSQVIPSNVGLDDQSSTSLINKYNELVLERNRLLRSASESSPVVEPLTAQIRELNGNIRRAISAARQNLQIQRDAVSAQVNKFNEQVAETPQQERMLTQIDRQQEVKSGLYLMLLQKREENNISLAATADKGKLIDDPQLIGKISPKSTSIMLIALLIGLALPVLVILILQFFRYKIEGHDDVARLTKLPIIADVAIASNKAKGKADIVVHENQNNQMEEIFRSMRTNLQFMLKEGQKVVLFTSSTSGEGKTFNAANLSVSFGLLGKKVILVGLDIRRPRLAELFGINDHKHGITNLLVKDNPTIEDLQEQILPSGVNKNLDLLMAGPIPPNPAELIARNSLDTIINFLKEKYDYIMIDTAPVGLVTDTLQIARVADASIYMCRADYTPKSSFNLINALANEKKFPNMAIVLNGIDMSKRKYSYYYGYGGYGKYGRYGRASYGTSYGQYGNYGNYGNYANSHYGNKHDDSIKR from the coding sequence ATGGAAGAAACAACTAAATTAGAACAAGGGAAGGAACTGGAAGTTCACGAAGGTAACTCCTCCTTTGATTTTGCCACCCTTTATCGAACCATCGTACTCAACTGGTACTGGTTCGTATTGTCATTGATTATTTTCGGAAGTTTAGGAGCTATCTATCTTAGATATGCTACACCTATGTATCAGTCTGCAGCAAAGTTGCTGATTAAGGACGAAAATAATAGCAATAGACGTGGTTCCTCTTTGCAAAACATGTCAAACCTCGGTATCATCTCAAACTCAACTGGTATTGATAATGAGATGGAGATTTTGACATCACACTCTATTGCAGAAGATGCTATTAGAGACTTGAAGTTATATGTTAACTATTCAACAAAGGGAAGAGTAAAGGATATTATCCTTTACCGTGACCAGCCTCTTAACGTTGATATTGATCAGGCTCATCGTGAAAGATTGAATGCTCCTATTAACTTGAGCATCACCAAGGATAGCTTGACTTATATTGTTAATGGAACATACTATGTACCTACTAACGATAACTCAAGCGAAGGTCCTTACTCTATCAATAGAAAATTTACAAGTCTTCCTGCAACGATAGCTACTCGTGCCGGAATCATCACTATCAGTCCAAATAATGGACATTCAATGAAGAACGCACAAATTCTTAATGTTACCATTCTCTCTCCAAGAATGGCAGCTAACAAGTATGCGAGCGAACTTCAGGTTACACAGACAGCAAAGTCTACCTCTATTGCTCAGTTACAGCTTACAGACGAAGTTCCACAGCGTTCTCTTGATTATCTCAAGCAGTTAGCAATTGTATATAATCGTCAGGCAAATGAGGATAAGAATACCATTGCACTTCGTACAGATAAGTTCATTAATGACCGTTTAAGTAAGATTAATGCAGAACTTGGTAAGACCGAAGGAGAGTTGCAGAACTATAAGCAGCAGAATGGTATTGTTGAGTTGAAGATGAATGCAGGTAATTCTGTTGCAAACCAGAATAGCTCAGAATTGAAACTTGCTGAAGTTGAAACACAGATTGAATTGTTCAATACGATTGCAAGAGAGGTTGAAAGTTCATCTCGCAATCTTTCTCAGGTTATTCCTTCTAATGTAGGTTTGGACGACCAGAGTTCTACTTCTTTGATTAACAAGTACAACGAGTTAGTTCTTGAGCGTAATCGTTTACTCCGCAGTGCATCTGAAAGTTCTCCTGTAGTAGAACCACTTACAGCTCAGATTCGCGAGTTAAATGGTAACATACGTCGTGCAATTTCAGCTGCACGTCAAAACTTACAGATTCAGCGTGATGCAGTTTCTGCACAAGTTAATAAGTTCAATGAGCAAGTTGCTGAGACTCCACAGCAGGAACGTATGCTGACTCAGATTGACCGTCAGCAGGAAGTTAAGTCTGGTCTTTATCTTATGTTGCTTCAGAAGCGTGAGGAAAATAATATCTCTTTAGCAGCGACAGCCGATAAGGGTAAGCTCATTGATGACCCACAGCTGATTGGTAAGATTAGTCCTAAGTCTACATCAATCATGCTGATTGCTTTACTGATTGGTTTAGCACTTCCAGTATTGGTAATCCTTATCTTACAATTCTTCCGCTATAAGATTGAAGGTCATGATGACGTTGCACGCCTTACCAAATTACCAATTATCGCTGACGTTGCTATTGCAAGTAACAAGGCGAAGGGTAAAGCTGATATCGTTGTACATGAGAACCAGAACAACCAGATGGAAGAAATCTTCCGTTCAATGCGTACCAACCTCCAGTTTATGTTGAAGGAAGGTCAGAAAGTTGTACTCTTCACTTCATCTACTTCTGGTGAAGGTAAGACTTTTAACGCTGCAAACCTTTCTGTTAGTTTCGGCCTCTTAGGAAAGAAAGTTATCTTAGTTGGTCTTGATATTCGTCGTCCACGTTTGGCAGAACTTTTCGGTATCAATGATCACAAGCATGGTATTACAAACCTTCTTGTAAAGGATAACCCAACAATAGAGGACTTGCAGGAGCAGATTTTGCCTTCAGGAGTTAATAAGAACTTGGATCTCCTCATGGCTGGTCCTATTCCTCCAAACCCTGCAGAGCTTATCGCTCGTAATTCATTAGATACTATTATTAACTTCTTGAAAGAGAAGTATGATTATATCATGATTGATACCGCTCCAGTCGGTCTTGTTACGGATACTCTTCAGATTGCACGTGTTGCTGATGCATCTATTTATATGTGTCGTGCAGACTACACACCAAAGTCAAGTTTCAACTTGATTAATGCGCTTGCAAACGAAAAGAAGTTCCCTAACATGGCAATCGTTCTTAACGGTATTGACATGTCTAAGAGAAAGTATAGCTATTACTATGGCTATGGTGGTTACGGTAAGTATGGTAGATATGGTAGAGCAAGCTACGGTACAAGCTATGGACAGTATGGAAACTATGGCAATTATGGTAACTATGCTAACAGCCACTATGGTAATAAGCACGATGACTCTATAAAGAGATAA
- the rny gene encoding ribonuclease Y: MSPIVTVIIAVVCLTAGCAGGFAIFRYILTGKYKDTMEKAEKAAEVIKEKKLLEVKEKFLNKKSELEKEVQQRTLKIQQGENRLKQREVALNQRQDELNRRKQDVEQQQQRVDNEKKLLQIKQQDLEKMQEQERMKLEELSGLSSEEAKKRLIESLKDQAKLDAASYINEIVDEAKLNANQQAKRIVIQTIQRVATETAIENSVSVFHIDSDEVKGRIIGREGRNIRALEAATGVEIVVDDTPEAIVISAFDPVRREICRLALHQLVADGRIHPARIEEVVAKVKKQLDNEIIETGKRTAIDLGIHGLHPELIRIVGKMKYRSSYGQNLLQHARETANLCAVMASELGLNPKKAKRAGLLHDIGKVPDEETDLPHALYGGKIAEKYKEKPDICNAIAAHHDEIEMTTLLAPIVQVCDAISGARPGARREIVEAYIKRLNDLEAIAMSYPGVTKTYAIQAGRELRVIVGADKMDDAESEKLSSEIAEKIQNEMTYPGQVKITVIREIRSVAYAK, from the coding sequence ATGAGTCCAATAGTAACAGTTATAATAGCTGTGGTATGTCTTACGGCTGGATGTGCTGGTGGATTTGCTATTTTCCGTTATATTTTAACTGGAAAATACAAAGATACAATGGAAAAAGCAGAGAAAGCTGCAGAGGTAATTAAAGAAAAGAAACTTCTTGAAGTTAAAGAGAAATTTCTCAACAAGAAAAGTGAACTTGAGAAAGAAGTTCAGCAGCGTACGCTGAAGATACAGCAGGGTGAAAACCGCTTGAAACAGCGTGAAGTTGCGTTGAATCAACGTCAGGATGAACTTAATCGTCGTAAGCAAGATGTAGAGCAGCAGCAGCAGCGTGTAGATAATGAGAAGAAGCTACTGCAGATAAAGCAGCAGGATCTTGAGAAGATGCAGGAGCAGGAGCGAATGAAACTTGAAGAACTCTCAGGTCTTAGCTCTGAAGAAGCAAAGAAGCGTTTGATAGAGAGTTTGAAAGATCAAGCAAAACTTGATGCAGCATCTTACATTAATGAGATTGTTGACGAAGCAAAACTTAATGCGAATCAGCAGGCTAAGAGAATAGTTATTCAGACCATTCAGCGTGTTGCTACTGAAACTGCTATTGAGAACTCTGTAAGTGTATTCCACATTGATAGTGATGAGGTTAAGGGACGTATTATTGGTCGTGAAGGTCGTAATATTCGTGCTTTAGAGGCGGCAACAGGTGTTGAAATAGTAGTTGATGATACACCAGAGGCTATTGTAATCTCTGCTTTTGACCCAGTTCGTCGTGAGATTTGTCGTTTGGCACTGCATCAGCTTGTTGCTGACGGACGTATTCACCCAGCACGTATCGAAGAAGTGGTTGCTAAGGTTAAGAAGCAACTTGATAATGAGATTATTGAAACCGGTAAACGTACAGCTATCGATCTTGGTATTCATGGTCTTCACCCAGAATTGATTCGTATTGTAGGTAAGATGAAATATCGTTCTTCATACGGTCAGAATCTTTTGCAGCATGCTCGTGAGACAGCCAATCTTTGTGCTGTTATGGCAAGTGAGTTAGGCTTGAATCCAAAGAAGGCAAAGCGTGCAGGATTGTTGCATGATATCGGTAAAGTGCCAGATGAGGAGACCGATTTACCACACGCACTTTATGGTGGTAAGATTGCTGAGAAGTATAAGGAGAAACCAGATATTTGCAATGCGATTGCTGCTCACCATGATGAGATAGAGATGACTACACTTCTTGCACCAATTGTACAGGTGTGTGACGCTATTTCTGGTGCTCGTCCAGGTGCTCGTCGTGAGATTGTAGAAGCTTATATTAAGCGTCTGAATGACCTTGAAGCAATTGCAATGAGCTATCCAGGTGTAACTAAGACTTACGCTATTCAGGCTGGTCGCGAACTTCGTGTTATCGTTGGTGCTGACAAGATGGATGACGCCGAAAGTGAGAAGCTCAGTTCTGAAATTGCAGAGAAGATTCAGAATGAGATGACTTACCCTGGTCAGGTTAAGATTACGGTAATTCGTGAGATACGTTCTGTTGCTTATGCAAAGTAA
- the serB gene encoding phosphoserine phosphatase SerB, with amino-acid sequence MKESKVKQEELILIRITGQDRPGLTTAVMSILARYNAHVLDIGQADIHSTLSLGILIRIDEKGAGQVMKELLFKATELGVNIGFAPVPDDEYEDWVDRQGKNRYILTIIGRSLSARNIEETTRVITEQGINIDSILRLTGRQSIRKRNQNVRACIEFSLRGNPKDYSQMQADLMQMSHEQGIDFSLQKDNMYRRMRRLICFDMDSTLIQTECIDELAKRAGVGKQVAEITERAMRGEIDFKESFRERVALLKGLDANVMKDIAETMPITEGVDRLMTVLKQCGYKIAILSGGFTYFGEYLQRKYGIDYVYANELEIDENNKLTGRYLGEIVDGKRKAELLKLLAQVEKVNLAQTIAVGDGANDLPMLAEAGLGIAFHAKPRVQATAEQNITTIGLDGVLYFLGFKDSYLGEAGKL; translated from the coding sequence ATGAAAGAATCTAAGGTAAAACAAGAAGAACTAATACTTATTCGTATAACCGGACAAGATAGACCAGGTTTGACAACGGCTGTGATGTCTATTCTTGCACGTTATAATGCTCATGTTTTAGATATTGGTCAGGCTGATATACATTCTACTTTGTCGCTTGGTATCCTTATTCGTATTGATGAGAAAGGTGCAGGGCAAGTAATGAAAGAACTCTTATTTAAGGCTACTGAACTTGGTGTAAATATAGGATTTGCACCAGTACCTGATGATGAATATGAGGATTGGGTTGATAGACAAGGAAAGAATAGATATATTCTTACTATTATAGGAAGGTCATTGTCAGCACGCAATATTGAGGAAACAACTCGGGTAATTACTGAGCAAGGCATAAATATTGATTCAATTCTTCGTTTGACAGGTCGTCAGAGTATACGCAAACGAAATCAGAATGTGAGAGCGTGTATTGAATTCTCACTGCGCGGTAATCCAAAAGATTATAGTCAGATGCAGGCTGACCTTATGCAGATGAGTCATGAGCAGGGTATTGACTTCTCTTTGCAGAAAGACAATATGTACAGACGTATGCGTCGTCTTATATGCTTTGATATGGATTCTACGCTCATTCAAACAGAATGTATTGATGAATTGGCAAAGCGTGCAGGTGTTGGTAAACAGGTTGCTGAAATAACTGAGCGAGCTATGCGCGGTGAAATTGACTTTAAGGAAAGCTTTAGAGAACGTGTTGCTTTGTTGAAAGGTCTTGATGCTAACGTTATGAAGGATATTGCTGAAACAATGCCTATTACAGAAGGTGTTGATCGCTTGATGACAGTATTGAAGCAGTGTGGATATAAGATTGCGATTTTAAGTGGTGGATTCACTTACTTTGGAGAGTATCTGCAGCGTAAATATGGTATTGATTACGTTTATGCTAATGAACTCGAAATAGATGAGAATAATAAGCTTACAGGTCGTTATTTGGGTGAGATAGTTGATGGTAAACGTAAGGCTGAGCTATTAAAGTTATTAGCTCAGGTTGAAAAGGTGAATCTTGCACAAACTATAGCTGTCGGTGATGGTGCTAATGACCTTCCAATGCTTGCTGAAGCTGGTTTGGGAATAGCTTTTCATGCTAAGCCACGTGTACAAGCAACTGCTGAACAAAATATTACTACTATCGGTTTGGATGGTGTTCTTTACTTCCTTGGTTTTAAGGATAGTTATCTTGGAGAAGCAGGAAAACTTTAA
- a CDS encoding M64 family metallopeptidase yields MRKIITLLLLAVTLTAAAQDFNHYFEDATLRLDYIFAGNAKQQTIAVDELSRIPRWYGKHERLAEVPVEGNGQVIVRDHRTQKVIYRNSFSTLFQEWLTNDEAQKPSQKSFENVFLVPFPKDSVDITVELRNNRREVTVSMSHTVNPKDILIRHIGERSVTPYETLQKAADTTRCIHIAYIAEGYTEAEMANFIEDCRTANEALFAHEPFKSLRQRFNVVAVKSPSMESGTSEPSKGIWKNTALHSHFDTFYSDRYLTTLHLKELHDWLAGTPYEHIIVLVNTEKYGGGGILNSYNLSMVRNPYFKPVVVHEFGHSFAGLGDEYAYEKEQINMYPTDVEPWEPNLTTLVDFHGKWENLINKKTPVPTPQPADLDKANAHHDKWKVGAYEPAGYSQHGVYRAYPDCRMRTNMHPEFCPACNLGLTKLIKFYTGE; encoded by the coding sequence ATGAGAAAAATTATTACTCTCTTGTTATTGGCTGTCACATTGACTGCTGCTGCACAGGATTTTAATCATTATTTTGAGGATGCAACCTTGCGACTCGATTACATCTTTGCGGGTAATGCAAAGCAACAGACTATTGCTGTAGATGAGCTGTCACGTATTCCACGTTGGTATGGTAAACATGAACGATTGGCTGAGGTACCTGTTGAAGGAAATGGGCAGGTTATTGTTCGTGACCATCGTACGCAAAAGGTTATCTATCGTAACTCTTTCTCAACGCTTTTTCAAGAGTGGCTTACAAATGATGAAGCACAGAAGCCTTCACAGAAGTCTTTTGAGAATGTTTTTCTTGTTCCTTTTCCAAAGGACTCTGTAGATATTACTGTTGAACTACGAAATAATCGTCGCGAGGTGACAGTGTCTATGAGTCATACGGTTAATCCAAAGGATATTCTTATCCGACACATTGGTGAGCGTTCTGTTACACCTTATGAAACATTGCAGAAGGCGGCAGATACTACACGTTGTATTCATATTGCATATATTGCGGAGGGATATACAGAAGCGGAGATGGCAAACTTTATAGAAGACTGTCGCACTGCTAATGAAGCTCTTTTTGCGCATGAGCCATTTAAGTCATTGCGTCAACGCTTTAATGTTGTAGCTGTTAAGTCACCATCTATGGAAAGTGGTACGTCAGAACCTTCAAAGGGTATTTGGAAGAATACGGCTCTTCATTCACATTTTGATACATTCTATAGTGATCGCTATTTGACAACGCTGCATCTAAAGGAGTTGCACGATTGGCTGGCTGGTACACCTTATGAGCATATTATCGTTCTTGTTAATACCGAGAAGTATGGTGGCGGTGGTATTTTAAACTCTTACAACCTTTCTATGGTGCGTAACCCTTATTTTAAGCCAGTAGTTGTACATGAGTTTGGTCATTCTTTTGCTGGTTTGGGCGACGAATATGCATACGAAAAGGAGCAGATTAATATGTATCCAACTGACGTAGAGCCTTGGGAACCTAACCTCACGACCTTAGTTGATTTCCATGGAAAATGGGAGAATCTTATCAATAAGAAGACACCAGTTCCAACTCCCCAGCCAGCTGATCTTGATAAAGCTAATGCGCATCATGATAAGTGGAAAGTAGGTGCTTACGAGCCTGCTGGTTATTCACAGCATGGTGTTTATCGTGCATACCCAGACTGCCGTATGCGTACGAATATGCATCCTGAATTCTGTCCTGCTTGCAATTTAGGACTTACAAAGCTTATTAAATTCTATACGGGAGAGTAG
- the gldE gene encoding gliding motility-associated protein GldE has protein sequence MDSFLVDFSSYISVNPIDFSVVIAFLLAVSLLFLSGFASASEIAFFSLSPTDIESLDPDKNASDRLIQQLRDDSERTLATILITNNLVNVAIIMLCNYIFSSLFTFKEEWLQFLCVTILLTFLLLLFGEIIPKVYSRRSPLAFCRSGVKGIVFFRRLFWPIETVLLKSGAFAEKVVQKESRQLSVDDLEQALELTDKNDIKDEQGMLQGIIRFGDETAKEVMTSRQDIVDLDIRCSYEDVLKCIVENNYSRIPVYQDNQDNIRGVLYIKDLLPHLSKPINFRWQSLIRPPYFVPETKKIDDLLRDFQENKVHIAIVVDEFGGTSGIVTLEDILEEIVGEINDEFDEEERNYTKLGSNIYIFEGKTLLKDFSKILNLPDDEFDEIEGDADSLAGLLLEIKGDFPAVHEMLIYKNYKFEVLAIEERRISKVKVTVCGTNNE, from the coding sequence ATGGATAGTTTTTTAGTAGATTTTTCTTCTTATATAAGTGTTAATCCAATAGATTTTAGTGTTGTTATAGCATTTCTATTGGCAGTTTCTCTACTATTTCTGTCAGGTTTTGCAAGTGCATCAGAGATAGCTTTTTTTAGTTTATCTCCAACAGATATAGAGTCGCTTGATCCAGATAAAAATGCGTCAGATAGACTTATCCAACAACTAAGAGATGATAGTGAGCGTACATTGGCAACAATTCTTATAACGAATAATCTTGTCAATGTGGCTATTATTATGCTATGTAATTATATCTTTTCCAGTCTGTTTACATTTAAGGAAGAGTGGTTGCAGTTTCTTTGTGTAACCATTCTATTGACTTTTTTGCTTTTACTCTTTGGTGAGATTATTCCAAAGGTTTATAGTAGAAGAAGCCCATTGGCTTTTTGTAGGAGCGGTGTAAAAGGTATTGTTTTCTTTCGTAGACTATTTTGGCCTATTGAAACAGTACTATTGAAAAGTGGTGCTTTTGCAGAAAAGGTAGTACAGAAGGAGAGTCGTCAATTGTCTGTTGATGACCTTGAACAGGCTTTGGAGCTTACGGATAAGAATGATATTAAGGACGAGCAGGGGATGCTTCAGGGTATTATCCGTTTTGGTGATGAGACAGCTAAGGAAGTAATGACTTCTCGTCAAGATATTGTTGACTTGGATATTCGATGTTCATACGAAGATGTTTTGAAGTGCATTGTAGAAAATAACTACTCTCGTATTCCTGTTTATCAAGATAATCAGGATAACATACGTGGTGTTCTTTATATTAAAGACCTTTTACCTCATCTCTCAAAGCCTATAAATTTTAGGTGGCAGAGCTTGATACGTCCACCTTATTTTGTACCTGAGACGAAGAAGATTGATGATCTTTTACGTGATTTTCAAGAGAATAAGGTTCATATAGCTATTGTAGTTGATGAATTTGGTGGTACGAGTGGTATTGTAACATTAGAGGATATCCTTGAAGAAATTGTAGGTGAGATTAATGATGAATTTGATGAAGAAGAGCGTAACTATACTAAGTTAGGTTCAAATATCTATATCTTTGAGGGAAAAACTCTTTTAAAAGACTTTTCTAAGATTCTAAATCTTCCTGACGATGAGTTTGATGAAATTGAAGGCGATGCTGATTCTTTGGCAGGTTTACTCTTGGAAATTAAGGGTGACTTCCCTGCAGTGCATGAGATGCTAATATATAAAAACTACAAGTTTGAGGTTTTAGCTATTGAAGAGCGTCGTATTAGTAAAGTGAAGGTTACAGTCTGTGGTACGAATAACGAATGA
- the rfbA gene encoding glucose-1-phosphate thymidylyltransferase RfbA: MKGIVLAGGSGTRLYPITKGISKQLIPIYDKPMIYYPVSVLMLAGIKEILIISTPFDLPGFKRLLGDGSSFGVRFEYAEQPSPDGLAQAFIIGEEFIGNDSVCLVLGDNIFYGAGFSSLLRNSVQMAEKENKATVFGYYVNDPERYGVAEFDETGKCLSIEEKPEHPKSNYAVVGLYFYPNSVVEIAKNIKPSPRGELEITTVNQCYLKEDNLMVQTLQRGFAWLDTGTHDSLAEASTFIECIEKRQGLKVACLEEIAYKKGWITTEKLREEAQPMIKNNYGKYLLQLAEEKK, from the coding sequence ATGAAAGGAATAGTTCTCGCAGGCGGTTCAGGTACACGCCTCTACCCTATCACTAAAGGAATAAGCAAACAGCTTATACCAATTTACGATAAGCCTATGATTTACTATCCAGTATCAGTATTGATGCTGGCTGGAATTAAAGAGATTCTGATTATCTCTACGCCATTTGACTTACCAGGATTTAAGCGTCTGTTAGGAGATGGAAGTAGTTTTGGAGTACGCTTTGAATATGCAGAACAACCATCACCAGATGGTCTTGCACAGGCTTTTATCATTGGCGAAGAATTTATCGGCAATGATTCTGTTTGCTTGGTTCTGGGGGATAACATTTTCTACGGAGCAGGCTTTAGTTCTTTATTGCGTAATAGTGTGCAGATGGCTGAAAAGGAAAATAAGGCAACTGTATTTGGCTATTACGTAAATGACCCAGAAAGATATGGTGTTGCAGAATTTGATGAGACAGGCAAATGTCTTAGCATAGAAGAAAAACCAGAACATCCAAAGAGTAACTATGCTGTCGTAGGACTTTATTTCTACCCAAATAGTGTTGTTGAGATTGCAAAGAATATTAAACCATCTCCAAGAGGGGAACTTGAGATTACAACTGTTAATCAGTGCTATCTTAAAGAAGACAACTTAATGGTACAAACGTTACAGCGTGGTTTCGCTTGGCTTGATACTGGCACGCATGATAGTTTGGCAGAGGCAAGTACATTTATAGAGTGTATAGAGAAACGACAAGGACTTAAGGTTGCATGCTTAGAAGAAATAGCATATAAAAAAGGCTGGATAACTACAGAGAAGCTTCGTGAAGAAGCACAGCCAATGATTAAGAATAACTATGGTAAATATCTCCTTCAGCTTGCTGAAGAGAAAAAGTAA
- a CDS encoding 4'-phosphopantetheinyl transferase family protein, producing MVRITNEAEGKVAIGLLDIEGGRQAEKDGVRRVLTEMLGYQPLVGHNEDGKPIIEGYHVSISHTLGYVAVILSREYEVGIDIEYISDRVSRISSRFLRVDEEFTNITDKLIAWCAKEAMYKLFSSEHLALKDIKVDPQLRLVTNLNRNVILEFKCECTSKYILTYIWH from the coding sequence GTGGTACGAATAACGAATGAGGCAGAAGGTAAAGTAGCCATTGGCTTGCTCGATATAGAAGGTGGTCGTCAAGCAGAGAAGGATGGGGTGCGGCGTGTTCTAACAGAAATGTTAGGGTACCAACCTTTGGTAGGCCATAATGAGGATGGTAAACCGATTATTGAAGGATATCATGTTAGTATATCGCATACTCTTGGTTATGTTGCTGTTATTCTTTCTCGTGAATATGAAGTAGGAATCGATATTGAATATATTTCTGATAGAGTAAGTCGCATATCATCGCGTTTCCTTAGAGTTGATGAAGAGTTTACTAATATTACTGATAAGCTTATCGCTTGGTGTGCTAAAGAAGCTATGTATAAACTCTTTTCTTCGGAGCATTTAGCTTTAAAAGATATCAAAGTTGATCCACAGTTAAGATTGGTAACTAATCTTAATCGTAATGTTATTCTTGAATTTAAATGTGAATGTACTTCAAAGTATATTCTAACTTATATTTGGCATTAA
- a CDS encoding glutaredoxin-related protein, protein MIKIYGMNTCPDCIAVDKHVEGDNRYEVIEIGSHIKYLKEFLRLRDNNAVFDEAKKYGYAGVPCFVLEDGTVTLSPEEAGINLNDAPAAASCRLDGSGC, encoded by the coding sequence ATGATTAAAATTTATGGAATGAATACTTGTCCAGACTGTATCGCAGTTGACAAGCACGTAGAAGGTGACAATCGCTATGAAGTAATAGAAATTGGTTCACATATTAAGTATTTGAAGGAATTCCTTCGTCTTCGTGATAACAACGCTGTATTTGACGAGGCAAAGAAGTACGGCTATGCTGGCGTACCTTGTTTTGTACTTGAGGATGGTACAGTAACACTATCACCAGAAGAAGCTGGTATCAACCTTAACGATGCCCCTGCAGCAGCTTCTTGCCGTCTTGATGGTTCTGGCTGCTAA
- a CDS encoding YecH family metal-binding protein codes for MAHGHDVLHMMEGNSYETKEDLVKAIIERFGVEEKFHTCSVDGMNAEELVDFLTERGKFMPAKGGFTVDTTKICNH; via the coding sequence ATGGCACATGGACATGATGTTCTCCACATGATGGAGGGTAATAGTTATGAAACAAAAGAAGATTTAGTAAAAGCAATTATCGAACGTTTCGGTGTAGAAGAGAAATTCCACACTTGTTCTGTAGATGGTATGAACGCTGAAGAATTGGTAGATTTCTTGACAGAACGTGGTAAGTTTATGCCTGCAAAGGGAGGTTTCACTGTTGATACAACTAAGATTTGTAATCACTAA
- a CDS encoding cell division protein ZapA — MADDKLHIRLHVYDAELSVNVPREDEEYYRSAAKLITDTINTYSTLFKGKKGDKDIIYMAMLDIALRYKKEGVRNDTAPFNDILSKLTSEIEDTLKK; from the coding sequence ATGGCAGACGATAAGCTACATATAAGATTGCATGTCTATGATGCAGAACTATCCGTAAATGTTCCACGAGAGGATGAGGAGTATTATCGTTCGGCAGCCAAGCTTATTACCGACACTATCAATACTTATTCAACTCTTTTTAAAGGTAAGAAGGGGGATAAGGACATTATATATATGGCTATGCTTGACATTGCATTGCGATATAAGAAAGAAGGTGTACGTAATGATACGGCTCCATTTAATGATATTCTCAGTAAACTCACTTCAGAAATTGAAGATACACTGAAGAAATAG
- a CDS encoding BT0820 family HAD-type phosphatase: MIIAVDFDGTIVEHRYPKIGSEIPFATDTLKMLIKDGHQLILWSVREGELLQEAVDWCHERGVDFWAVNKDYPEEEKEKNNHFSRKLKVEMFIDDRNLGGLPDWGTIYQMITNNETWESRNFAHRSFEEHEPPKKKHWWNF; this comes from the coding sequence ATGATTATTGCAGTTGATTTCGATGGAACCATCGTAGAACATAGATATCCAAAAATCGGTAGCGAAATTCCTTTCGCTACCGATACACTTAAAATGCTGATTAAAGACGGTCACCAACTTATCTTATGGAGCGTCAGAGAAGGCGAATTACTTCAAGAGGCTGTTGATTGGTGTCATGAACGTGGTGTAGATTTCTGGGCAGTAAACAAAGACTATCCTGAAGAGGAAAAAGAGAAGAATAATCATTTTTCCAGAAAATTGAAGGTAGAAATGTTTATTGACGATCGCAACCTTGGCGGTTTACCAGATTGGGGAACTATCTATCAGATGATAACCAACAATGAAACATGGGAAAGCCGTAACTTTGCACATCGGTCATTTGAAGAACATGAACCGCCTAAGAAAAAACATTGGTGGAACTTCTAA